GGCGTGTATCTGGCGGTGAAACGTGCCGAATACCGGCAGTTCATGGGCGAAGTCGGTGAACAGGACTGGCGCTGGTATCTGCATCAGGCCTGAAACTGGTTTCCAATGCTGAAAGTTTTGGCCTAATGCCATGAAGCCAACTAATCGTTGGCTTCTTTTTCACGAAAAATTGATGGCTGGCTGCTTAAGATTTGTGATGTCGCGGAAAATGAAATTTTCACATTTGCCGCGGGCACTTTTCTTCAGGAACCGCCAATCATCATGTTGAAGTTCAAAACCGTGCACCCCGAGTGGGTGACGCTGGTTGCCAGCGCCTTTTTATTGGCAGGGTTCAATTCAGTTCTCTGGCAACACCTCTTCGATATCACCGCGGCAGACGGTCTAGGCATCGTCATGCGTATTGCGTTCGGGGCGATGATCCTGGCGGCTTTCAATATTGTGCTGACTTTGTTGGCATTCCGGCCGGTGATGAAACCCGTGTTGATGCTGATTTTTTTGATCAGTGCCGGAGTGGCGTACTTCATGAGCCAATACGGTGTACTGATCGACGCGGGTATGTTGCGTAACTTCGCTGAAACCAATGCCACCGAAGTACGTGACTTACTGTCCGTAAAGTTGTTTGTATACATAGCGTTTCTTGGGGTTTTACCGTCGTGGTTACTGTGGAAGATTCCTGTCAACTACCGGCGCTGGCACCGTGAGTTATTAAGTAAGGTGCTAGTAAGTGTCGCGTCGGTTGCCGTGATCGGCGGCGTCGCATTGGTCAATTATCAAGGCCTGTCGTCGTTATTTCGCAATCACCATGAATTGCGCCTGATGGTGGTGCCGAGCAACTACATTGGTGCGTCGGTTGGTTATCTGCGTGAGCAAGTGGTGTCTGCGCAGCAGCCCTTCGTCAAACTCGGTGAAGATGCCCGCAAAAACCCTGCCTGGCAGGCTCACGGCCGTAAATCCCTGACGGTATTGGTGGTGGGCGAGAGTGCCCGGGCCGAGAACTTCGGCATCCTGGGTTATGACCGCGACACCACGCCAAAACTGAATAAGGAAGCCGGCCTGATTGCCTTCACCGATGTTCATTCCTGCGGCACGGAAACCGCCGTGTCGGTGCCCTGCATGTTCTCCAACATGGGCCGCAAGGATTACAACGCCAGCAAGGCGAAGAATGAGGAAGGTTTGCTGGACGTGCTCAAGCACGCCGGTCTCGAGGTGATCTGGCGCGATAACCAGTCGGGCTGCAAAGG
The window above is part of the Pseudomonas sp. B21-048 genome. Proteins encoded here:
- a CDS encoding phosphoethanolamine transferase; the protein is MLKFKTVHPEWVTLVASAFLLAGFNSVLWQHLFDITAADGLGIVMRIAFGAMILAAFNIVLTLLAFRPVMKPVLMLIFLISAGVAYFMSQYGVLIDAGMLRNFAETNATEVRDLLSVKLFVYIAFLGVLPSWLLWKIPVNYRRWHRELLSKVLVSVASVAVIGGVALVNYQGLSSLFRNHHELRLMVVPSNYIGASVGYLREQVVSAQQPFVKLGEDARKNPAWQAHGRKSLTVLVVGESARAENFGILGYDRDTTPKLNKEAGLIAFTDVHSCGTETAVSVPCMFSNMGRKDYNASKAKNEEGLLDVLKHAGLEVIWRDNQSGCKGTCDRVTVDDVSNLKDPVLCANSECRDEILLQGLQYFIDTLDKDTVLVLHQMGSHGPEYFKRYSKEYEHFTPVCESNALNNCSRESIVNGYDNTLVYTDHVLSTLIDLLRSNQDKVDTAMLYLSDHGESLGEYNLFLHGTPYMLAPEQQKHVAMLAWFSDSYQKSFSVDTHCLQLSREKPLSQDNLFHSMLGLLEVNSKVYNPGLDMFAGCRGAVIDGVLAKE